The proteins below are encoded in one region of Clostridium pasteurianum DSM 525 = ATCC 6013:
- the cps2T gene encoding beta 1-4 rhamnosyltransferase Cps2T: MNVFIIGSKGIPAKYGGFETFVDKLVSYRKNDDIKYHVACIADNEREFSYRGARCFNVKVTNIGNAKAIIYDLKALKMCENYIKKNNLKNCIIYILACRIGPFLAFYKNRFEKQGIKIYVNPDGHEWKRSKWNRFVKAYWKISERLMVKHADLLICDSKGIESYIQEEYSFYNPKTTFIAYGADIEKSTVKDTDEELTQWYDKFNIKKNQYYLIVGRFVPENNYEVMISEFINSNSKKDLVIVTNVEENKFYWDLVEKTNFNKDKRIKFVGTVYNGELIKRIRENAYGYIHGHEVGGTNPSLLEALASTKINLLLDVNFNVEVGKEGALYFSKENMSLADLIEDVDKFTEERINQLSIKAKDRIINKYSWDKIVDKYENLFISH; encoded by the coding sequence ATGAATGTTTTTATAATTGGGTCAAAGGGTATTCCTGCTAAATATGGCGGATTTGAGACTTTCGTAGATAAATTAGTAAGCTATAGGAAAAATGATGATATTAAATATCATGTTGCATGTATTGCTGACAATGAAAGGGAATTCTCCTATAGAGGAGCTCGCTGCTTTAATGTTAAAGTAACAAATATAGGAAATGCAAAGGCTATTATATATGATTTAAAGGCTCTTAAAATGTGTGAAAATTATATAAAAAAGAATAATTTAAAAAATTGTATTATATATATTCTGGCTTGTAGAATAGGTCCTTTTTTGGCCTTTTATAAAAATAGATTTGAAAAGCAGGGTATTAAGATTTATGTTAATCCAGATGGACATGAGTGGAAGAGAAGTAAATGGAACAGATTTGTCAAGGCCTATTGGAAGATTTCTGAAAGGCTCATGGTAAAACATGCTGATCTGCTTATATGTGATTCAAAGGGAATAGAAAGTTATATACAGGAAGAATACAGCTTCTATAATCCTAAAACTACTTTTATTGCCTACGGTGCAGATATAGAGAAATCCACTGTAAAGGATACGGATGAAGAATTAACTCAGTGGTATGATAAATTCAATATCAAGAAAAATCAATATTATCTCATTGTAGGAAGATTTGTTCCGGAAAATAACTACGAAGTGATGATAAGTGAATTTATAAATTCCAATTCAAAAAAGGATCTAGTTATAGTTACCAATGTAGAAGAAAATAAATTTTACTGGGATTTAGTTGAAAAGACGAATTTCAATAAGGATAAGAGAATTAAATTTGTAGGTACCGTTTATAATGGAGAACTTATAAAGAGAATAAGAGAAAATGCCTATGGCTATATTCACGGTCATGAAGTAGGTGGTACAAATCCTTCGTTGCTGGAGGCCCTTGCCAGTACAAAGATAAATTTACTTTTGGATGTAAATTTTAATGTGGAAGTTGGCAAAGAGGGAGCACTTTATTTCAGCAAGGAAAACATGTCTTTAGCAGATCTAATTGAAGATGTAGATAAGTTTACAGAGGAGAGAATAAATCAGCTTTCCATAAAGGCAAAGGATAGAATTATTAATAAGTATTCCTGGGATAAAATAGTGGATAAGTATGAAAATTTATTTATAAGTCATTAA
- a CDS encoding glycosyltransferase family 2 protein encodes MKLKGCELMDKLSPLVSVVIPTYNRAETIEKTINSILNQTYRSIEIVIVDDCSRDNTEQIINEKFSHIENLKYIKHEKNKGGNAARNTGIENSKGKYIAFLDSDDEWLSTKIEKQINKMVKNKNCGLIYTYCANVDLNTNEIISYFGNEPGQKPFEKLLCENFIGSTSSILCTKDALMDVGMFDESLPSCQDWELYIRIASRYHIDYIGEPLLRYYIHGNSITGNCNRAIEGHIIVLERVLQLIKNCEVQLSKRNMLYYHYRKRADIYLKFRLMKDSVKYRFKSVCCNPRDIKNDLLLILSLGGKKFYDNLITAKHGIKKK; translated from the coding sequence ATGAAACTTAAAGGATGTGAATTGATGGATAAGTTATCTCCTTTGGTAAGTGTGGTAATACCAACCTATAATAGAGCTGAAACCATAGAGAAAACCATAAATAGCATTTTAAATCAGACCTATAGGAGTATTGAAATAGTGATAGTTGACGATTGTTCAAGGGATAATACTGAACAGATTATCAATGAAAAATTTTCCCATATAGAAAATTTAAAATATATAAAACATGAAAAGAATAAAGGTGGAAATGCAGCAAGAAATACTGGTATTGAGAATTCAAAAGGTAAATACATAGCTTTTCTGGATAGTGATGATGAATGGCTCAGTACTAAAATTGAAAAACAGATAAACAAGATGGTTAAAAATAAAAATTGTGGATTAATATATACTTATTGTGCAAATGTAGACTTGAATACTAATGAGATTATTTCTTATTTCGGAAATGAACCTGGACAAAAGCCCTTTGAAAAATTATTGTGTGAAAATTTTATTGGATCAACTTCTTCAATACTATGTACAAAAGATGCACTCATGGACGTGGGGATGTTTGATGAAAGTCTTCCAAGCTGTCAGGATTGGGAGCTTTATATAAGAATTGCCAGTAGATACCACATAGATTATATAGGTGAGCCACTGCTAAGGTACTATATCCATGGTAACAGCATTACTGGAAATTGTAATAGGGCAATTGAAGGGCATATTATTGTGCTGGAGAGAGTTTTACAATTAATTAAAAATTGTGAAGTGCAATTATCAAAGAGAAATATGCTATACTATCATTACAGAAAAAGAGCAGATATATATTTAAAATTCAGACTTATGAAAGACTCTGTAAAATATAGATTTAAATCAGTATGCTGCAATCCAAGGGACATAAAAAATGATTTACTGCTTATTTTATCCCTTGGAGGAAAGAAATTTTATGATAATTTGATTACTGCAAAACATGGTATTAAAAAGAAATAA
- a CDS encoding glycosyltransferase family 2 protein codes for MVKISVIVPVYNVEQYLEQCLTSIVNQTMKDIEIIAVNDGSTDNSLNIIKEFAGKYSNLVLLDKENGGLSSARNFGMEHAKGEFISFVDSDDFIEENMLEDLYNLAKKHEADMVVSKIKLYEGSKVTSIIPKAQYTKNILNREEAISEFLKTNITGHAWNKLYRRELFHIGHIKYPEGLLYEDIPTTLQLIAMGKKIVLTEDSFYYYRQRENAITKKISYKAVKDHFAVIEFVDNYIKKLDLDKNTKFYLKEFIVNELSYNYKLLIRYYLFTLNRDKIEDEQESLIIKRCRSINLLKYIFSLRVNKKILLKAILIDLNLYKFYVVRGGKYET; via the coding sequence ATGGTAAAGATAAGTGTCATAGTACCGGTATATAATGTGGAACAATATTTGGAGCAGTGTCTAACATCCATAGTAAATCAAACTATGAAGGATATCGAAATAATAGCTGTAAACGATGGGTCTACAGATAACAGCTTAAACATAATAAAGGAGTTTGCAGGTAAGTACTCTAACTTAGTGCTATTGGATAAGGAAAATGGGGGACTCAGCTCTGCAAGAAATTTTGGAATGGAGCATGCAAAGGGAGAATTTATATCCTTTGTAGATAGTGATGATTTTATAGAAGAAAATATGCTTGAAGATTTATATAATTTAGCCAAAAAACATGAGGCTGATATGGTGGTTTCCAAAATAAAATTGTATGAGGGATCTAAAGTTACAAGCATTATACCTAAGGCTCAGTATACTAAAAATATATTGAACCGGGAAGAGGCCATTAGTGAGTTTTTAAAGACAAATATAACCGGACATGCCTGGAACAAATTGTATAGAAGGGAATTGTTTCATATAGGACATATAAAATATCCAGAGGGACTTTTATATGAAGATATTCCAACTACATTGCAGTTAATAGCTATGGGTAAAAAAATTGTCTTAACGGAGGACTCATTTTACTATTACAGGCAGAGGGAAAATGCCATAACCAAAAAGATTTCCTATAAAGCAGTGAAGGATCATTTTGCCGTTATTGAATTTGTAGACAATTATATAAAAAAGCTTGATTTAGATAAAAACACAAAATTTTATCTAAAGGAGTTTATTGTAAATGAGTTATCTTATAACTACAAATTGCTTATAAGATATTATCTTTTTACTTTAAATAGAGACAAAATTGAAGATGAACAGGAAAGCCTTATAATAAAAAGATGCAGAAGTATAAATCTGCTTAAATATATATTTAGTCTAAGAGTCAATAAAAAGATTCTTTTAAAGGCAATTTTAATAGACTTGAATTTATACAAATTCTATGTAGTCCGTGGGGGAAAATATGAAACTTAA
- a CDS encoding O-antigen ligase family protein gives MTVKLLVFIVVVLLGLFALKRQKFFYYKPYYNMGLILLTLCVPFSIMTSYEDSVSHTYLYISSTLIVIAAIFIINISKSVLEFTLEHIFFILLMADIVFMVFNVWILNHVNFINLSITYISIYLIYLIYKSFSKVYEGYGQKIFNYFTYLAIFNGIFGIVQYITNKKLIYGRFNENIIYTEGLVKVKRAVGIAMTNNAGGNLSAILFTVVFYNYIVNRRKRDLAAVVLTVVFSILTLTRIAYVAIFLSVVIYIFSYNWKSVRLTTKKLAAILSGALAAVILLALSWHRIYETLFVNRGNTQGYRFIQYGNVTKYILPHVEALKGVGLGQYRNYIYYYYKVSDIDLHTQYLNVLIEQGWLIFILFTAFNIYILVKALKASDTAVKKAFAISLFAVNLICSNFNPNQYYYVNNVVYYLLMFNFYMVSNKSKGFKRIEN, from the coding sequence ATGACTGTAAAATTATTAGTGTTTATTGTAGTTGTACTATTGGGCTTATTTGCTTTGAAAAGACAAAAATTTTTTTACTATAAACCCTATTATAACATGGGGCTTATATTGCTTACTCTATGTGTACCCTTTTCAATAATGACCAGTTATGAGGACAGTGTTTCTCATACTTATTTATATATATCTTCTACATTAATTGTAATAGCTGCTATTTTTATTATAAATATAAGTAAATCTGTTTTGGAATTTACCTTAGAACACATATTTTTTATTTTATTAATGGCGGACATTGTATTTATGGTCTTCAATGTGTGGATACTTAATCATGTGAATTTTATTAATTTAAGTATTACTTATATAAGTATATATCTTATTTATCTCATATATAAAAGTTTTAGTAAAGTCTATGAAGGTTATGGACAGAAAATATTTAATTATTTCACATATCTGGCTATATTTAATGGCATATTTGGAATAGTTCAGTATATTACGAATAAAAAGCTGATTTATGGCAGATTTAACGAAAATATAATATATACAGAGGGATTAGTTAAAGTAAAAAGAGCTGTGGGAATAGCCATGACCAATAATGCCGGCGGTAATCTGTCAGCAATTTTATTTACAGTGGTTTTCTATAATTATATAGTTAACAGAAGAAAGAGAGATTTGGCAGCTGTAGTTTTAACAGTAGTATTTTCAATTTTAACTTTAACCCGTATAGCCTATGTAGCTATATTTTTGTCAGTGGTAATTTATATATTCAGTTATAACTGGAAAAGTGTGCGTTTAACCACTAAAAAATTAGCTGCTATCCTGTCTGGAGCACTGGCAGCTGTCATACTTTTAGCTCTATCCTGGCACAGAATATATGAAACTCTATTTGTAAACAGGGGAAATACCCAAGGCTATAGATTCATACAGTATGGCAATGTGACTAAGTATATTTTACCTCATGTAGAGGCACTTAAGGGCGTAGGCCTTGGTCAATACAGAAATTACATATATTATTACTACAAGGTCAGCGACATTGATTTACATACCCAGTATTTAAATGTACTTATAGAGCAGGGCTGGCTTATATTTATTCTATTTACAGCTTTTAATATCTACATACTTGTAAAAGCACTGAAGGCTTCAGATACTGCGGTAAAAAAAGCTTTTGCCATAAGTTTGTTTGCCGTAAATTTAATCTGTTCCAATTTCAATCCTAACCAGTATTACTATGTGAATAATGTAGTATATTATCTTTTGATGTTCAATTTTTATATGGTAAGTAATAAATCAAAAGGATTCAAGAGGATAGAAAATTAA
- a CDS encoding glycosyltransferase has translation MKVLHYTLGMPPYRTGGLTKYSVDLIKTEKQQGMEVIVLYPGHYNFMNKTYIDFDKKYFGIKVYELVNPLPVSLLGGVGEPDKFIRRVNEKYIYNFLLREKPDIVHIHTLMGLPFELVESAKALDIKTIFTTHDYYGLCPKVNLVNSENVLCENYCDGRECVKCNLNSYSLPLITLMQSKIYRRLKNHNFVKHLRKRKNVQIQSAPLKQDYSSIDLHKSNKYVLLRQYYLNILDNIDFIHYNSTTAEQVYKKYLNKNNGKIINITHNDIKDNRKEKLFNRDYVNFGYVGPISYNKGFFKLYEALEDLHKEGIDNWKLKVYGNKDNGPENPNITYYGSFDYNDLKEIYGDMDVLIIPSMWRETFGFIVLEALSHGVPCIVTDNVGSKDIIEKEKFGLITTPENLSELLEKLIEDKNILADIRRNILSSDFPYTMDTHIREIKEMYINLL, from the coding sequence ATGAAGGTACTGCACTATACACTGGGTATGCCTCCCTATAGAACTGGCGGGCTCACAAAGTATTCTGTAGATTTAATTAAAACCGAAAAGCAGCAGGGAATGGAAGTTATAGTATTATATCCAGGTCATTATAATTTCATGAATAAAACGTATATTGATTTTGATAAAAAATACTTTGGGATAAAGGTCTATGAACTTGTAAATCCACTGCCTGTCTCTCTGCTTGGGGGAGTGGGAGAGCCGGATAAATTCATAAGAAGAGTTAATGAAAAATATATCTATAATTTTCTACTTCGGGAGAAGCCGGATATTGTCCATATACACACATTAATGGGATTGCCCTTTGAGCTTGTAGAATCAGCTAAGGCATTAGATATAAAGACAATTTTTACTACCCATGATTACTATGGATTGTGTCCAAAAGTCAATTTAGTCAATTCAGAAAATGTCTTATGCGAAAATTATTGTGATGGCAGAGAATGTGTTAAGTGCAACTTAAACTCCTATTCACTGCCACTGATAACTCTTATGCAGTCTAAAATATATCGAAGATTAAAAAATCATAACTTCGTGAAACACTTGAGAAAACGTAAAAATGTCCAAATACAGTCTGCTCCACTAAAGCAGGATTACAGCAGTATAGATTTGCATAAATCCAATAAATATGTTTTACTTAGACAGTATTATTTAAATATTTTAGATAATATTGACTTTATACATTATAACAGCACCACAGCGGAGCAAGTTTATAAAAAATACTTAAATAAAAATAATGGGAAGATCATAAATATAACTCATAATGATATAAAAGATAACAGGAAAGAGAAGTTATTTAATAGAGATTATGTGAATTTTGGATATGTAGGACCCATTAGTTACAATAAAGGTTTTTTTAAGCTCTATGAGGCTTTAGAAGATCTGCATAAAGAGGGTATTGATAATTGGAAATTAAAAGTTTACGGCAATAAAGACAATGGTCCTGAAAATCCAAATATAACTTATTATGGAAGCTTTGATTATAATGATTTGAAAGAAATTTATGGGGATATGGATGTACTGATTATTCCAAGTATGTGGAGAGAGACCTTTGGTTTTATAGTCTTAGAGGCACTATCCCATGGTGTACCCTGTATAGTTACAGATAATGTGGGGAGTAAGGATATAATTGAAAAAGAGAAATTTGGACTGATAACAACTCCGGAGAATTTATCGGAATTATTGGAAAAGTTAATAGAAGATAAAAATATTTTAGCGGATATAAGAAGAAATATATTGTCTTCAGATTTTCCCTACACTATGGATACACATATTAGAGAGATTAAAGAAATGTATATTAATTTATTATAA
- a CDS encoding beta-1,6-N-acetylglucosaminyltransferase, with the protein MDNFRMAYAIQCHKNPEQLNNLVDKISDKDVDIFIHVDKKSSIINFIEKKDNIYFTDKRFKVKWGHSSQFFATVELLKKIHKTGSYDYIHFISGQDYPIKCRDEIKSFFKENYGKQFIQYRPLPNDWPYNGMSRVLVHYPHFLFANEFTRKIMYKYEKLVMKITAFQRNIESLPQLYGGSCWFSITGDCMKYILEFLHKNPDYIKFFQNTHCGDEIFFQTILVNSKYRQHLFNDNMRYIDWSNGGASPKVLLEEDFQKLQNSHKLYARKLDYNMDSNLFEKLNEIV; encoded by the coding sequence ATGGACAATTTTAGAATGGCCTATGCCATTCAGTGCCATAAAAATCCTGAACAATTAAATAATCTTGTGGATAAGATCAGTGATAAAGATGTAGATATATTCATACATGTGGATAAAAAGTCCAGTATAATAAATTTTATAGAGAAAAAGGATAATATCTATTTTACAGATAAGAGGTTTAAGGTTAAATGGGGACACAGCAGTCAGTTTTTTGCCACTGTGGAATTGTTAAAAAAGATTCATAAAACAGGTTCTTATGACTACATTCATTTTATCAGCGGACAGGATTACCCCATAAAGTGCAGGGATGAAATAAAAAGCTTTTTTAAAGAGAACTATGGAAAACAATTTATACAATACAGGCCTTTACCTAACGACTGGCCCTACAATGGCATGAGCAGAGTTTTAGTCCATTATCCCCATTTTCTATTTGCCAATGAATTTACAAGAAAAATTATGTATAAGTATGAAAAGCTTGTGATGAAAATTACTGCTTTTCAAAGGAATATTGAAAGTTTACCTCAATTATATGGAGGCTCCTGCTGGTTTTCAATAACTGGGGATTGTATGAAATATATTTTGGAATTTCTCCACAAAAATCCTGACTACATAAAGTTTTTTCAGAATACTCACTGTGGAGATGAGATATTTTTTCAGACAATTTTAGTTAATTCAAAATATAGACAGCATTTGTTTAATGATAATATGAGGTATATTGACTGGAGTAATGGAGGGGCCTCTCCTAAGGTATTACTGGAGGAGGATTTTCAAAAATTACAAAACTCTCATAAGCTGTATGCCAGAAAGCTGGATTATAATATGGACAGTAATCTGTTTGAAAAATTAAATGAAATTGTGTAG